From one Carcharodon carcharias isolate sCarCar2 chromosome 36 unlocalized genomic scaffold, sCarCar2.pri SUPER_36_unloc_16, whole genome shotgun sequence genomic stretch:
- the hapln2 gene encoding hyaluronan and proteoglycan link protein 2, translated as MTTIQTLIMVHLLSQGWSGPYYYRSQGGRSNEEYRYHVRGDQALLGNIRYLENSGLRVIRTQRGANATLPCRLRVVPREYRVKWVKLGRSPKENIALIANSHQQRGYGGFAGRAFLRRLDKYDVSLLLADVGLDDSGKYKCEVINGVDDDSAVVELQLDGVVFPYQPNKGRYQFNYYQAVRACKDQDAKLATFQQLFQEWLKGLDWCNAGWLDDGTVHYPVTQPRDPCGGKALPPGIRSYGPRDKQRGKYDAYCFTSAVKGYVYFRRDPMKFDYVSGSNACRSEGAAIAKVGQLYGAWMFSRLHRCDPGWLADGSVRYPIVSPRPQCGGLEPGVRTQGFPSLSQREYGVYCYKRR; from the exons ATGACGACAATCCAAACTCTTATCATGGTCCACCTCCTCTCCCAGGGCTGGTCCGGTCCGTATTACTACAGGTCACAAGGTGGTCGCAGCAATGAGGAGTACAGATACCACGTCCGGGGTGATCAAG ccttgCTGGGCAACATCCGCTACCTGGAGAACTCCGGCCTGCGGGTCATCCGGACGCAGCGAGGCGCCAACGCCACCCTGCCCTGCCGCCTGCGGGTGGTGCCCCGGGAGTACCGGGTGAAGTGGGTCAAGCTGGGCCGCAGCCCCAAGGAGAACATCGCCCTGATCGCCAACAGCCACCAGCAGAGAGGATACGGGGGCTTCGCCGGCCGGGCCTTCCTCCGCAGGCTGGACAAGTACGACGTGTCCCTGCTCTTGGCCGACGTCGGGCTGGACGACTCCGGCAAGTACAAGTGCGAGGTGATCAACGGCGTGGACGACGACAGCGCCGTGGTCGAGCTGCAGCTGGACG GTGTGGTGTTTCCATACCAACCGAACAAAGGCCGCTACCAGTTCAACTATTACCAGGCCGTGCGGGCGTGCAAGGACCAAGACGCTAAACTCGCGACATTTCAGCAGCTCTTTCAAG AGTGGCTGAAAGGCCTAGACTGGTGCAACGCGGGCTGGCTGGACGATGGGACGGTCCACTACCCGGTCACCCAGCCGCGGGACCCCTGTGGGGGCAAAGCTCTCCCGCCGGGAATCCGGAGCTACGGACCCCGGGACAAGCAGCGCGGCAAGTACGATGCCTATTGCTTCACATCGGCCGTCAAAG GTTATGTGTATTTCCGGAGAGATCCGATGAAATTTGACTACGTCAGTGGCTCAAACGCCTGCCGGAGCGAAGGGGCAGCGATTGCCAAAGTTGGCCAGCTGTACGGCGCCTGGATGTTTTCGCGGCTGCACCGTTGTGATCCTGGCTGGCTGGCCGACGGAAGCGTCCGGTACCCCATCGTGTCCCCGCGGCCGCAGTGTGGTGGCCTGGAGCCCGGAGTGCGCACACAGGGCTTCCCCAGCCTCTCGCAGCGCGAGTATGGTGTATACTGCTACAAGAGGCGgtaa